The nucleotide sequence AGCCGTGGCGGCAGAACGCGGCCATCGCCGGTACGCATCGCATCCAGACTCGCCAAGAAGCCCGGCTTCAGGGGCATGACATCGCGGATGCCCTGGCCATGCAGCAGCCCCTTGATCCGGTTGCTGTGCCCGGTGCGCTCCTGCAGCAGCCGCTCGCGCTCGCGCGTACGCCGCTTGCGATCCTCGTCCTCAGGCGTGGGAACCCGAACCATGCTGCAAACCCGCGGTTCGCCGCGCAGGTAAGCCAGAAACGAGCGCATCAACTGCGCCAAGTCGATCCGATCGGTCTTGGCCCGCCGTGCCCGCCGGTTCACCTCGATGCTCGACGCATCGATCTCGTGATTGAGCACCTCGTTGTCGGCCAGCCAGCGGTGCAGCCAATGACCGTCGAGACCGGCTTCATAGCACGACAGAATACGAACCAGCTTCCCCGTCTGCTCCGCCTTCGATCGAGCCTTGACCAGCAAAGCTGCCAACGCCGCCAAGTCGCCACCGTCAATCCGGTAACGGCTCATCTTCTCGGTACCGGGCAGCATGATGCCTAGCTGCCATTTCGCCTTGCTCAGTTCGAAAGCAACGTAAACTGTGGCATACTTGCAGCCGGCGGGTGTGTCAGCGTGATCTGTGCACATCGTGGATCCTCTGGGTGAGTGGGTGGTCGCAAACTCAACTTACCCCCTGACCACCTGCCACCCCATAGGATCTACGCTTGCTGCATCGCAGGCCGTGGCGAAGCGCGATTGCTTTGACGCTGCATTAACGCAAACCCAGGCTTTGCAGGAGCGACGGTGTCTGGGCATTTTGCGCTGACGGCGCCTGTGTTCGGGCGTCCGGTACGGCCGGGACCTCGACCCGTGCATTTTGCTCTTCCTGGACCCTTGCTCGATGATTTCGCTGGGTTCGGCTCTCTGCTCGCGCATTGTGCACGGACCGGGCCCGTCGATGTTTTTTCGTTGGCTGGGCCTGAACTGGGGCATCTTGCGCAACCTGCACTGGGGCAGCTTGCGCGGGCTGTACGGGCGCGACCTGTGCCCGTGAATCTTCCTTGGCCGCCCAGGCTTCGAATTCCTTCAACAAGGCTTCGGCTGGCGGCTGACCGATCTCGGTTTGTTTCTGATCGGCAGGTTCAAAAGCTGCAGCAATTTCGTCGCGCGCCGGCGCGTCGTCGCTTGTCGTCGTCGGCAAATCCTGAGTGCCGGCGATCGATTGAATTGCTGGCACCGACGGAGCGGCGTCAGGCTGAGGCGCGGGTTTTTCGACCCACGTAGCCGTGACGTTCTCAACGAGCGCGACTGGATCTCCCACCGACAGGATCGCGATGCCGATCGCTGTCGCCGTTACAGCCCAAATGCTCGTCTTCAAGATTCGCGACGAGATAACCCCTATGTCCCAAGTCTTCCCGATATCCAGCGGCTCGGTTTTTTCCGCATACTCGGAGAGAAAGATAGGAGAACGATCTGGCTGGAAACCGTCTTTTGTCGCCATTGGGGGATGCCGCCTCTTATTGTTCTCATGGACCGGTACCCGGCTAGCGAGGTCTAAAAGCGACAATCGCCGCCACGATTTGGGAGAAGTCTTGGTTTCAATGGGATTTGGGAACCGCAAGATCACGCGGAAGCCCAATTTGCTTTGAGCAAGAGCAGAAATGACCGCCACAAAAGCAAAAGGCGCCCCACAAGGAGCGCCTTTCGCATTTGTCGGCCAGTGTGCCGGTGGAAAATCCGCCGGCGATCACGGCGAACAATACATCTCAGACTCGACCAGGTGCGGGGTCATCTCAAAGCGCTCGACTTCGGTCATCTTCAGTTTCGATGAAGTCGTCGTCGAACACGCCGCCATGCTTGAGGAAGGCGCGGTCCTTGTCGAGATTTTCCACTGGTTCACCAGCGATGATGTCGTCACCGGGCACGACGTGCGGGCGCAGCGGCCGGCCGCAGCTCCAGTGTGGATACGCCTGCCGCAATATTCACGCCCGTCTGCCCCTGCACGGATGCCGGCTGCATGATGACCCTGCGGTCCGGGCCTCCAACCAGGACGTTGGCACTCGCTCCGGCGCCGACCGTGCCGCCGGCGGTCGCACCCGTATGGGTTCCCGCCAATGCCCCCCGGCCCAACGTGGTCGGCGCAAAAACCGCCCAGGCCATCTGGCCGCCGGTCGTGGCACCGATGTCGAGGCCAAGCGTGCTGACGGTGCCCTCATAAGCGTCGCGCGCCCTGCCTCTCGCCGAGGCATAGATGCAGCTCAGTTGCCGCTGTCCCCCGACAACGAGGCCGACACCGGGCGCTATGTTGCAGGTGAGCGTGCCGACCCTCGTCCGCCCGGTGTCCTGAGCGGTGGCCGGCGCCATGGCGAGGGCGAGCGCCAGGGCGGCGCATGTGGTTGCGAGACTATTCAATGCTGTTCTATTCAGGGTTGCTTTGTTCATGGGCGTCCCTCCGTCGACGCATTCTGGTGGACCCCCTCAACGCGCATGGCGAGGTTCCTGTTCCAGGTCGCGTCCCGGGCCATGAGGGCCTTACAGGCGGGTAAAACAGGTTTCCGGGCCATATGAGCAGAATTCGCGGCGGCATTTCGGCCGTATGAGCACGCGAACAGGGCGGCCGAAACGCCTGACTTTCCTTCGCAAAAACA is from Bradyrhizobium sp. AZCC 2176 and encodes:
- a CDS encoding IS110 family transposase, coding for MCTDHADTPAGCKYATVYVAFELSKAKWQLGIMLPGTEKMSRYRIDGGDLAALAALLVKARSKAEQTGKLVRILSCYEAGLDGHWLHRWLADNEVLNHEIDASSIEVNRRARRAKTDRIDLAQLMRSFLAYLRGEPRVCSMVRVPTPEDEDRKRRTRERERLLQERTGHSNRIKGLLHGQGIRDVMPLKPGFLASLDAMRTGDGRVLPPRLKDEIRREHERLVLVHKQITGLEAANAAAHRTPAKDSAEAKAVQLAQLKAIGPHIAQLLANEVFYRDFKNRRQLGSCVGLTDVPYDSGARRRQQGISKAGNRRARTTAIELAWLWLRHQPDTELSRWFRERVGNLKGRIRKIAIVALARKLMVAFWRYLETGLVPSGAVMRPSF
- a CDS encoding DUF992 domain-containing protein, which translates into the protein MNKATLNRTALNSLATTCAALALALAMAPATAQDTGRTRVGTLTCNIAPGVGLVVGGQRQLSCIYASARGRARDAYEGTVSTLGLDIGATTGGQMAWAVFAPTTLGRGALAGTHTGATAGGTVGAGASANVLVGGPDRRVIMQPASVQGQTGVNIAAGVSTLELRPAAAPARRAR